The uncultured Methanolobus sp. sequence CAGAACTTATTGAAAAAGGAAACCTTAAGCGCAATTGGGATGAGTACTACGATATTTACAGATTCCAGGGACATGCACCCCATATGGAAGATGGAACAGTGCTCATTGACCACCATGGAAACTTCGAACTTGTGCGTGGTTTTCCAAAGATTAAAAGAGCAATGCTCCTTGAGCCGGCCCTCTTGAAGAATTTTGGTGATATTTCTTCTGTTGCTGTTGAAGAGAAAATGAACGGATACAATGTCCGTGTTATTGAATTCAGAGGAAAGCTCATTGCATTTACCCGCAGCGGCCATGTGTGCCCTTATTCCACTGAACGCGTGCAGAATTTTCTGGGACCGGATTTTTTCAGGGAAAATCCTGACCTCGTTGTCTATGGAGAAATGACAGGACCTGAAAATCCTTACGTTCAGAAAGAAGCTTATGGTATAGAATCTCTGGATATCTTTGTTTTTGATATACGTCACAAGAATACGGGCGAAGCTCTGCCGGTTAACCAGAGAAGAGAACTTGCAGAAAAATATGAATTCAATCAGGTCAGGCTCTTTGGAAATTTCAATATCAATAGCGCCTCTTCAAAGATAACGGAAATCATAAAGGAACTTGGAAAAAAAGGAAGGGAAGGAGTTGTTATCAAAGACCCGGCAATGGTATTGCAACCAGTGAAATACACTTGTTCCGAGAGTAATTGTTCTGACCTGAGACAGGCATTTAAATTCTACAATGAAGCAGGAAGAGATTACCTGTATTCAAGGGTCATACGTGAAGGTTTCCAGTCACATGAATGGAACGAAAGTGAAGAAGACTTCAGAGAGAGATGCATGAGACTTGGAGAAAGCATACTTAACCCCATGAAAAAAACCATTGGGCAAGTAGAAAGCGGAGAAAGAATAGCAGAAGAATTCTGCATACGTGTGAAGAATAAGGAGACTATTTTCAAATTCAGAGACTACCTTAACAGATTCGGACTCTATGTTGCCCTTGGGGAAATTGAGAGAAGGGGAGATGAATATGTGGCTGAGATCAAAAAGGTGAATAAAAGCACAAATGATAAGACACTTGCAATGTTAGAAGGTCAGTTGTGGTCATGAAAAAGACATATATCTGAATAGATTAATTCGTAAACCACAACAAAGGTGTCCATATGACAAAGATTGCTATCACCGGAAGTGAGAAAAGCGGTAAGACCACTCTTGCCGGAAAACTTGGAAAGAAAGGTAACGTCACTGACGTAACAATGTACGATTATGCCAAGAATGACAGCATACTCACAACCATTGATGCCACCGGCTATCCGGTATCTGTAAAACCGCTTATCACAGCACTCAATCTTTCAGATGTCGCACTTTTATGCATTCCTCCCGAAGGACTTGACCCCCAGGCAGCAGAATGTATCATTGCACTTGACCTTATGCAATACAAGCACGGTATTGTGGTTCTTACAAAAGCCGATTCAACATATCCATTCGCTGTTGACGAACTAAAAGCCAGGATCCAGAATATTACTAAGGGAACAGCACTTGAGAACTGGGACTACATGTCAATTTCCACTACTTCTTTTGAAGGAATGGAAGAACTTAAAGAACTCATTTTAGAGATGGGCACTAAAGTTGATGAGGAGCAAAGAGAACTTGACAAGCTCAGTCCCAGAATTATGATAGACCAGTCCTTCAATGTGACAGGAATCGGTTGTGTAGTCCTTGGAGTTGTGGAACAGGGAACTATCAACATCAAAGATAAAATGATTGCATATCCTACAAAAAAAGAGCTTGAGATAAGGTCAATTCAGATGCATGATGTTGACGTAAAATCTGCACCGGCAGGTGCCAGAGTTGGACTTGCACTGAAAGGCATCCAATCAAAGGATATTGACAGGGGATTTGTTGTCTCAAATGAAGAGACAGTTGCAACAGACCTTGTGATCAATTGTGGAGTTTCACCTCTTGCAAAACCATTCAATGTAAATGACATGTTACATCTTTACGTGGGACTCCAGTCTTCACCTGTAAGAGTTGTGGAAATTAGTGAGGATGGAAACCCGGTTGAAATCGCAAACCCTGGAAAAGAATACATATTGAAACTTGAAGGAACAAAAGAAATTTCCTACATTAAAACTGACAGGTTCATTCTTTCTAACCTGGATGAAAAACAAAGGTTCATTGCCTACGGGCATGAACAATAATTTCTTATTTATAGTTGTTTTATTTTTTCTTAGGTGTCAGATGTCTTGCACCATTCAGAAATGATGGCCTATCCACAACTTTGGCTCTTTCTATATTATCAGGAAGATCTACTAGCCTGGGCTGGCGCGTCATCTCTGAAGAACCGGAAGATTCATAATCCGCGTTGTTATAACCGGATTTTATGTTGGAATCTGCATAGTCTGTTTTGCTTTTTTCAATTGTAAAATTTGGAGGGGCTTCAGGTTCCACCTTACTGCCGACCTGTCTGGAAAGACCGGATTTAGTATCGCGATCCTTAGCTTTGGCACCCTCCTCTTTTCCATTGTTGTAATGTTCTTTTACAAAATCCCTGAGATCATACTGATCGGCAAAGCTGTATATCTGCGTCAGCTTGTCACGGACCCATCCAATTTCCGAATGGCGGTGGTAACCTACTTCAAAACCAAGCCTGCGTGAAGCATCTGCTAACTGTACTTTACCATCATGGGGAAGTTCTTTCTTCCCATCTTGTTTTTTGAATATTCTTACCATAACAGACAACCATCATTCAAGATAGCCTTCTACTTTCAGTCCCTCTTCCGAGAAGGAGATACTTCTCATGTTACAGTCATGCTTTGTGCCGCGCATCTTGATAACCTGCACAGCACGGGTCATGGTCTTGTCATAAAGGAAATTATGCATGAAGATCACACCATGTGCAGCGAACTGTTCAGTAGAATAGGCAGTAGGATCAGTCATTTCAGAAAGTATTAATGTAGTACATCCTATTTTCTTGAGATTACGCATGAACCTGCTCATTTCTTTTTCCTGAAGTGACAGGTCTCTTGTTGTGAAACGGATAGCTGATACCGAATCGATTACAAGCCTTTTCACATCATATTCTGAAACATATGCAGCGATCTCCTTAAAGACCATTGAAGGGGAAGGAGCTTCTGTCTCAATTGAACTTGTCCCTACGTCGTAATCCGTAGTTATGAACTCATTAACTTCATCCATATACCCATATTCCATACGGGGACCAAGATCTGCAAATAAGAGCTTTTTCATCTTAATCAAACCGGGAACATTCATGGCATAATTTGACATATCATTGATAATGTTCTGCGGGCATTCCAGCAGGGTCACATAGAGTCCGACATCGCCTGCACTTGCTCCCTGAGCAAGGAACTGGACTCCAAAAGTTGTTTTTCCACTTCCGGGAGGACCACTAAGTACGTAAACCCTCTCAGTGAGGAAACCGCCCTGTACAAGGTCATCAAAACCCTCTATTCCTGTAGGTATTCGCATTGATATACTTCCCAAACGTAATGAATAATATACAAGTGTAATATAGTAATACAAATATATAATGCGTAAGGTATTTCAATGCATCGATGCATTCTACTCATTAAAAAAGTGCTGTACATGAAAACTGAAAAAACGAAAAAAAGTGACAGGCTCATTATTGGTGCAAAGGACATCAGGTGGGCAGCTAAAGTTTTTATGATAACTGTTTTTTCCGCGTTTTTCCTTGCAATAC is a genomic window containing:
- a CDS encoding EF-Tu/IF-2/RF-3 family GTPase; protein product: MTKIAITGSEKSGKTTLAGKLGKKGNVTDVTMYDYAKNDSILTTIDATGYPVSVKPLITALNLSDVALLCIPPEGLDPQAAECIIALDLMQYKHGIVVLTKADSTYPFAVDELKARIQNITKGTALENWDYMSISTTSFEGMEELKELILEMGTKVDEEQRELDKLSPRIMIDQSFNVTGIGCVVLGVVEQGTINIKDKMIAYPTKKELEIRSIQMHDVDVKSAPAGARVGLALKGIQSKDIDRGFVVSNEETVATDLVINCGVSPLAKPFNVNDMLHLYVGLQSSPVRVVEISEDGNPVEIANPGKEYILKLEGTKEISYIKTDRFILSNLDEKQRFIAYGHEQ
- a CDS encoding RNA ligase, which encodes MKNCRITELDIEKVGEFLELPPSKISELIEKGNLKRNWDEYYDIYRFQGHAPHMEDGTVLIDHHGNFELVRGFPKIKRAMLLEPALLKNFGDISSVAVEEKMNGYNVRVIEFRGKLIAFTRSGHVCPYSTERVQNFLGPDFFRENPDLVVYGEMTGPENPYVQKEAYGIESLDIFVFDIRHKNTGEALPVNQRRELAEKYEFNQVRLFGNFNINSASSKITEIIKELGKKGREGVVIKDPAMVLQPVKYTCSESNCSDLRQAFKFYNEAGRDYLYSRVIREGFQSHEWNESEEDFRERCMRLGESILNPMKKTIGQVESGERIAEEFCIRVKNKETIFKFRDYLNRFGLYVALGEIERRGDEYVAEIKKVNKSTNDKTLAMLEGQLWS
- a CDS encoding ATPase domain-containing protein, yielding MRIPTGIEGFDDLVQGGFLTERVYVLSGPPGSGKTTFGVQFLAQGASAGDVGLYVTLLECPQNIINDMSNYAMNVPGLIKMKKLLFADLGPRMEYGYMDEVNEFITTDYDVGTSSIETEAPSPSMVFKEIAAYVSEYDVKRLVIDSVSAIRFTTRDLSLQEKEMSRFMRNLKKIGCTTLILSEMTDPTAYSTEQFAAHGVIFMHNFLYDKTMTRAVQVIKMRGTKHDCNMRSISFSEEGLKVEGYLE